The region CTTAAAAAACTCAAAACTAACTCCATGTGAAAAGATACTTATCGCGAGTAGAAAGTTAACGTGCATACTCTATCTTTTTCTCTTTTTATTATTAAATTGAGTCCCTTTTTAGACTTATAAAGGTTTTTGAACCGACCCTTTCCCTTTTCGTTTAAGAATTCATAGTTAGATGGTGAAAATTTAATCTCTCCTTCCTTAAAGTCAAAGTTTTCCAACTTAATTTCAAAGTCGTATCCTAAATTCTTAAACTCGGTAATTTTCTCTAAGTAAAAGTAACTTTTACCTATGTAAAGAACCTCTTCACCTTTTGAAAGGGTAAAAAAAACAAGATAGGTTCCCTTTTCCGAGGGTGTAAACTCAGAGACTATATAATTTTTTTCTCTTTTGTACTCAAGTTTAACCTCTTCGCCGGATGGTTTTATTACCTTAAATTCTTTAATAAGGTTTTCTCTTGGCGCTATCTCTGACTCAAATAATTTATGTCCCCCCTTTATAAATAACTCTATCTTCTCGTTTTCCTTAGGATAAGGATTTGAAATTTCAATCCAAAAGTCATGAGAATATAAAAGACCAAGAGTTACTAAAATAAGGCTTACTCCTCTCATTTTTAGCACAGGGGTTTAGAATATATACTTAGAATATATACATTAAAGAGACATTAGCTCTAAGATGAGTTGTGTTTTTATTTCCAAATCCAATACCTGTTTTTATTATAGAACGTTCAATGGGGAAATAGAGGGCTG is a window of Candidatus Hydrothermales bacterium DNA encoding:
- a CDS encoding DUF4198 domain-containing protein, whose protein sequence is MRGVSLILVTLGLLYSHDFWIEISNPYPKENEKIELFIKGGHKLFESEIAPRENLIKEFKVIKPSGEEVKLEYKREKNYIVSEFTPSEKGTYLVFFTLSKGEEVLYIGKSYFYLEKITEFKNLGYDFEIKLENFDFKEGEIKFSPSNYEFLNEKGKGRFKNLYKSKKGLNLIIKREKDRVCTLTFYSR